One Echinicola strongylocentroti DNA window includes the following coding sequences:
- a CDS encoding MFS transporter, which yields MNLLRKRRIALSGLFFLAGLSFASWASRIPDFQQLFDLSEGQLGTLLLGMPLGSLIALPLAGWAVDKYGSRKVIVTGSLLYALSLLSIGYTGSVIQLGVAVVFFGMMGNIMNISLNTQALLVEDGYNRSILASFHGLWSLAGFAGAGIGALMIKLDWAPINHYWVVTGIMLLILVSSFNLLFKEEKRAGAGGLMLKKPDALLLRIGLVGFFGMMCEGCMFDWSGVYLKKVVVASPDLVPLGYVTFMAAMASGRFFSDTLANKWSKIVMLRISGTLICLGLLIAVIYPTFWTAVVGFLLVGFGTASVIPLSYSIAGRSKMYSPSISLALVSTISFFGFLLGPPMIGFIAELFDLQVSFAVIALMGMCITLLVSIKTQLFESYKVPANKKVVTGK from the coding sequence ATGAATTTACTAAGAAAACGGCGTATTGCGTTGAGCGGACTTTTCTTTCTTGCTGGTTTAAGCTTCGCCTCTTGGGCGTCAAGAATTCCTGATTTCCAGCAGTTGTTTGACCTTAGCGAAGGGCAATTGGGGACATTGCTGCTGGGCATGCCGCTTGGTTCCTTGATAGCCTTGCCACTGGCGGGCTGGGCAGTGGACAAATATGGCAGCCGTAAAGTGATCGTGACCGGGAGTTTACTGTATGCGTTGTCCTTGTTGAGTATAGGCTATACGGGTTCGGTTATTCAGCTGGGCGTGGCAGTGGTGTTTTTTGGGATGATGGGAAATATCATGAACATATCCTTAAACACCCAAGCACTGCTGGTAGAAGATGGGTACAACCGAAGTATTTTGGCCTCATTTCACGGTTTGTGGAGTTTGGCAGGATTTGCTGGAGCTGGCATCGGCGCCCTGATGATCAAACTCGATTGGGCACCGATCAATCATTACTGGGTGGTGACGGGCATTATGCTGCTGATATTGGTATCAAGTTTCAATTTACTTTTCAAAGAAGAAAAAAGAGCTGGCGCTGGCGGCTTAATGCTCAAAAAGCCCGATGCCTTATTGCTGAGGATAGGCTTGGTGGGTTTTTTCGGAATGATGTGTGAGGGATGCATGTTTGACTGGAGCGGGGTGTACTTGAAGAAAGTAGTCGTGGCAAGTCCTGATTTGGTGCCATTGGGCTATGTGACCTTTATGGCCGCCATGGCCTCCGGCAGGTTTTTCTCTGATACCTTGGCCAATAAATGGAGTAAAATAGTAATGTTGAGGATTTCTGGCACCTTGATATGCCTAGGGCTATTGATAGCGGTGATATATCCTACATTTTGGACGGCTGTTGTAGGTTTTTTATTGGTGGGTTTCGGGACAGCTTCTGTTATTCCACTTTCATACAGTATTGCTGGGAGATCCAAAATGTATTCACCGAGTATCTCCCTGGCACTGGTGTCCACGATTTCGTTTTTTGGATTTTTGCTCGGTCCTCCGATGATCGGTTTTATTGCGGAATTATTCGACCTCCAAGTGTCCTTTGCTGTGATTGCCTTGATGGGAATGTGCATTACGCTTTTGGTCAGTATAAAAACCCAACTATTTGAAAGTTATAAAGTTCCTGCCAATAAAAAAGTGGTGACAGGAAAGTGA
- the metG gene encoding methionine--tRNA ligase: MSKRDFKRYTVTSALPYANGPLHIGHLAGCYIPSDIYVRYLRSLGKDVVYIGGSDEHGVAITIKAKKEGVSAQEIVDRYHGIMKASFEEFGISFDHYSRTSSPVHHETASEFFKDLYDKGEFLEQTTEQYYDEEAGQFLADRYIEGTCPKCGHEGAYGDQCEKCGSSLSPTELINPKSKLSGNSPVLKETKHWFLDLGKYAGFLRKWILEEHQEDWKNNVLGQCRSWLETGDGLQARSMTRDMDWGVPVPVEGAEGKVLYVWFDAPIGYISSTKEWAAEKGVDWEPYWKDEDTKLVHFIGKDNIVFHCIIFPAILKTHGEYILPDNVPANEFLNLEGEKISTSRNWAVWLHEYLKEFPGKQDVLRYVLTANAPEAKDNDFTWKDFQGRNNSELVAIYGNFVNRAVVLTQKYFDGVIPPRGALSPYDKEVLAALEGYPDKIAASIEKFRFREALGLVMDFARLGNKYLADTEPWKSIKQDKDRTGTVLNIALNIAANLGVVSEPFLPFTAKKLADMLGTGEVDWSKAGDGKILQGGETIGKAALLFEKVEDSVVEEQVNKLLETKKENEAANAPAEPVKDTIAFDDFTKMDLRVVTVLEVEKMKKSKKLLKLVVDTGLGKRTVLSGISEHFKPEDLIGKQVTMLINLAPRKMMGIDSEGMILMAEDKDGSLRLMMPSSPAAPGSPIN, encoded by the coding sequence ATGAGCAAAAGAGACTTTAAAAGATATACCGTTACTTCAGCGTTGCCTTATGCGAATGGACCGCTCCATATAGGCCATTTGGCAGGATGTTATATTCCATCAGATATTTATGTACGCTACTTGCGATCGCTTGGCAAGGACGTGGTGTACATTGGTGGTTCTGACGAGCATGGTGTTGCCATTACCATAAAGGCCAAAAAAGAAGGTGTCAGCGCTCAGGAAATCGTGGACCGCTATCATGGCATCATGAAGGCCAGTTTCGAAGAATTCGGGATTAGCTTTGATCATTATAGCCGTACCAGTTCGCCGGTGCACCATGAGACTGCCTCTGAGTTTTTTAAGGACTTGTATGATAAAGGTGAGTTTCTAGAGCAGACTACTGAGCAATATTACGACGAGGAGGCCGGCCAGTTTTTGGCAGATCGCTACATCGAAGGAACTTGTCCAAAATGCGGTCATGAAGGTGCCTATGGGGACCAATGCGAAAAGTGCGGCTCATCACTAAGCCCCACCGAGCTGATCAATCCTAAATCCAAACTCAGTGGCAATTCACCGGTTCTTAAAGAAACCAAGCATTGGTTTTTGGATCTGGGAAAATATGCTGGTTTTCTGAGAAAGTGGATATTGGAAGAGCACCAAGAGGACTGGAAAAATAATGTACTGGGGCAATGTCGGTCTTGGCTCGAGACAGGCGATGGCCTTCAGGCGAGGTCGATGACCAGGGATATGGACTGGGGCGTACCCGTGCCAGTAGAAGGAGCAGAAGGGAAAGTGTTGTATGTGTGGTTTGATGCTCCGATAGGCTATATCTCCTCTACCAAAGAGTGGGCTGCCGAAAAGGGCGTCGACTGGGAGCCTTATTGGAAAGATGAGGATACGAAACTGGTGCATTTCATAGGGAAAGATAATATTGTGTTTCACTGTATCATTTTTCCGGCCATTCTAAAAACCCACGGAGAATATATCCTTCCAGATAATGTGCCAGCCAATGAGTTTTTGAACTTGGAAGGAGAGAAGATTTCAACTTCTCGAAACTGGGCCGTGTGGCTGCATGAGTACTTGAAGGAATTTCCTGGCAAGCAAGATGTGCTTCGGTATGTGCTGACTGCCAATGCGCCTGAAGCTAAAGACAATGACTTTACCTGGAAAGATTTTCAGGGAAGAAACAATTCCGAATTGGTGGCCATTTATGGCAATTTTGTCAATAGGGCCGTAGTGCTTACGCAAAAGTATTTTGACGGAGTCATTCCCCCGCGGGGAGCGTTGTCTCCGTATGATAAAGAAGTGCTTGCAGCACTGGAAGGTTATCCTGATAAAATAGCGGCTTCTATCGAAAAATTCAGGTTTAGGGAGGCGCTTGGGCTAGTAATGGATTTTGCACGCTTGGGCAATAAATACCTGGCAGATACAGAGCCTTGGAAGAGCATCAAACAGGATAAAGACCGAACAGGTACGGTGCTAAACATCGCATTGAACATTGCGGCGAATCTTGGGGTGGTGTCCGAGCCTTTTCTTCCATTTACTGCCAAAAAACTTGCTGACATGCTGGGTACTGGTGAAGTAGACTGGTCCAAGGCAGGTGATGGAAAAATCCTCCAAGGAGGAGAGACCATAGGAAAAGCCGCCTTGCTGTTTGAGAAAGTGGAAGACAGTGTGGTAGAAGAGCAGGTGAACAAGCTACTGGAGACCAAAAAGGAAAACGAAGCAGCAAACGCTCCAGCAGAGCCGGTGAAGGATACCATAGCCTTTGATGACTTTACCAAAATGGACCTGAGGGTCGTTACTGTACTGGAAGTAGAGAAGATGAAGAAATCTAAAAAACTGCTGAAGCTAGTAGTGGATACCGGTCTTGGCAAGCGAACGGTTCTTAGCGGAATTTCAGAACACTTCAAGCCAGAGGATTTGATCGGGAAGCAAGTGACGATGTTGATTAACTTGGCTCCTCGTAAGATGATGGGAATCGACTCAGAGGGAATGATCTTGATGGCAGAAGACAAAGATGGCTCACTTCGTCTGATGATGCCAAGTAGTCCTGCTGCTCCGGGATCTCCGATCAACTGA
- a CDS encoding YeeE/YedE family protein, giving the protein MENFIEWISQPWPWYVAGPLLGLTVPILLLIGNRSFGVSSSLRHVCAACVPAKIPFFSYDWKAEAWNLLFVAGIVLGGVVAASVLSNPAEVIVAESTQQDLRALGIAQFENLLPSEIFTWENLFTMKGLIFFVFGGFMVGFGTRYAGGCTSGHAIMGISNLQWPSVVATVFFMLGGFAMTHLFLPFLMRLAGF; this is encoded by the coding sequence ATGGAGAATTTTATAGAATGGATCAGTCAGCCTTGGCCCTGGTATGTAGCAGGGCCTTTGCTCGGGCTGACGGTACCCATATTGCTCTTGATTGGCAATAGGTCATTTGGCGTGTCATCATCATTGCGGCATGTCTGTGCCGCTTGTGTGCCAGCTAAAATCCCCTTCTTTTCTTACGATTGGAAGGCGGAAGCTTGGAATTTGTTGTTTGTGGCGGGTATCGTACTTGGCGGAGTGGTAGCCGCATCGGTTCTGTCCAATCCTGCGGAGGTCATCGTTGCCGAAAGTACGCAGCAGGATTTAAGGGCCTTGGGGATTGCCCAATTCGAAAACCTCTTGCCATCCGAGATATTTACTTGGGAGAATCTATTTACGATGAAAGGATTGATCTTCTTTGTCTTTGGGGGATTCATGGTAGGTTTTGGTACTCGGTATGCGGGCGGCTGTACTTCCGGTCACGCCATAATGGGGATCAGTAACCTCCAGTGGCCTTCAGTGGTGGCCACTGTCTTCTTTATGCTTGGTGGATTTGCGATGACCCATTTGTTTTTACCCTTTCTGATGCGGTTGGCAGGTTTTTAG
- a CDS encoding universal stress protein has protein sequence MKLLVGTDLSKNAQNALDFALYLAKAHNSSITLLFAYSPVYDFAAQTAEYITTIEQQATKVLKSLKKTCKKEGIETNYLIEQKTPSSAICAESEKGAYDLIVLGSQGKSDFPTNIFGSTTSEVIRLSRVPVLTVPANATFMAVDNISLAMELNREDIVFLGQLIALTRHYKLPYQIIHIKKDNDPLPEIPFSELSMYLKDRFPELSITFDTLNADHVSEGLQQYAENHPRTLLTMFSRHQGFFDYLFRTSHCAAMALHTSIPLLVLKSKKP, from the coding sequence ATGAAACTATTAGTAGGTACCGATCTTTCTAAAAATGCACAAAACGCATTGGATTTTGCACTGTATTTGGCCAAAGCTCATAACAGTTCGATTACGCTGCTGTTTGCTTACTCCCCTGTCTACGACTTTGCTGCTCAAACAGCCGAATACATTACCACAATAGAACAGCAAGCCACAAAGGTATTGAAGTCCTTGAAAAAGACTTGTAAAAAAGAAGGCATTGAAACTAACTACCTGATTGAGCAAAAAACACCCTCTTCGGCGATTTGCGCAGAGTCAGAAAAAGGGGCTTATGACTTAATCGTTCTGGGCAGCCAAGGCAAAAGTGACTTCCCTACAAATATATTTGGTTCTACCACTTCTGAGGTCATCCGATTGAGCAGGGTTCCCGTACTTACCGTTCCTGCTAATGCAACCTTTATGGCAGTAGACAATATTTCCCTGGCCATGGAGCTAAACAGGGAAGACATCGTCTTTTTGGGCCAGCTAATTGCACTCACCCGTCATTACAAGCTCCCTTACCAAATCATCCATATCAAAAAGGACAATGACCCACTTCCCGAAATACCCTTTTCGGAATTGTCGATGTATTTAAAAGACCGGTTCCCAGAGCTATCCATCACCTTTGACACCTTAAATGCCGACCACGTCAGCGAAGGACTGCAGCAGTACGCTGAAAACCATCCAAGAACACTCCTGACCATGTTTTCAAGGCACCAAGGATTCTTTGACTACCTCTTCAGGACAAGTCACTGTGCAGCAATGGCCCTCCACACCAGCATCCCCCTTTTGGTGCTCAAATCCAAAAAACCATAG
- a CDS encoding MBL fold metallo-hydrolase, protein MKIEQIYTGCLAQGAYYIESKGEAAIIDPLREVEPYVEKAKRNDAAIKYVFETHFHADFVSGHKDLAEKTGASIVFGPTEAKLGFDAIIAEDEQEFKIGDVTIKVLHTPGHTMESSCYLLSDETGTPKAIFTGDTLFIGDVGRPDLAQKVSEDLTQEKQAGHLYDSLRNKILPLPDDLVVYPAHGAGSACGKNMSKETSDTLGNQKKTNYALQEMTKEEFIKKLIEGLTPPPAYFPQNVKMNIQGYDSIDEVLERGVKALSPVEFEAVANDTGAVLLDTRSPQVFAQGFIPNAVNIGIDGSFAVWVGTMIPDVKQKILVIAEEGREEEVITRLARVGYDFALGYLKGGFEAWKAAGNEVDTITSLPPEEVAKVTTDNPNAVILDVRKQSEYDSEHVKGAEHAPLDYINEHMGQVDKDKTYFVHCAGGYRSMIFASTMRARGYDNLVDISGGFKAIKESEEFDLTDFVCPTTKL, encoded by the coding sequence ATGAAAATTGAACAAATCTATACGGGATGTTTGGCGCAAGGGGCTTATTATATAGAGTCCAAGGGAGAAGCTGCCATCATCGATCCACTTCGGGAAGTGGAGCCCTATGTCGAAAAAGCCAAACGGAACGATGCTGCGATCAAGTATGTCTTTGAGACGCACTTTCACGCTGATTTTGTATCAGGACATAAGGATTTGGCGGAGAAAACAGGTGCCAGTATTGTCTTTGGTCCCACTGAAGCCAAATTGGGTTTTGATGCGATCATTGCTGAAGATGAACAAGAATTTAAAATTGGGGATGTCACCATTAAAGTCCTGCATACACCGGGGCATACCATGGAAAGCTCATGTTACCTGTTAAGTGATGAAACAGGAACCCCAAAAGCGATATTTACTGGTGATACCTTATTTATTGGGGATGTAGGAAGGCCAGATTTGGCGCAGAAAGTATCCGAAGACCTGACTCAAGAAAAACAAGCCGGGCATTTATACGACTCTTTGAGGAATAAAATATTGCCCCTCCCCGATGATTTGGTGGTATACCCTGCACATGGGGCAGGAAGTGCCTGTGGCAAAAACATGAGCAAGGAAACTTCCGATACCTTGGGAAACCAGAAGAAAACCAATTATGCCCTTCAGGAAATGACGAAAGAGGAATTTATCAAAAAGCTGATAGAAGGGCTAACGCCGCCTCCAGCATATTTTCCGCAAAACGTCAAAATGAATATTCAGGGTTATGATAGTATCGACGAAGTGCTAGAGCGGGGCGTCAAGGCCCTTTCTCCAGTGGAGTTTGAGGCAGTAGCCAATGATACAGGAGCCGTGTTGCTGGATACCAGAAGTCCTCAGGTATTTGCCCAGGGATTTATTCCCAATGCTGTAAATATTGGCATAGATGGGAGCTTTGCCGTTTGGGTGGGGACAATGATCCCAGACGTGAAACAGAAAATCTTGGTCATTGCAGAAGAAGGACGGGAAGAAGAGGTGATCACGCGATTGGCCAGGGTAGGCTATGACTTTGCCTTGGGGTATCTGAAAGGTGGTTTTGAAGCTTGGAAAGCGGCTGGAAATGAAGTGGATACCATCACTTCCCTCCCTCCCGAGGAAGTAGCTAAGGTCACTACGGACAATCCTAATGCAGTTATTTTGGATGTCCGCAAGCAAAGTGAATATGATAGCGAGCATGTCAAAGGGGCAGAACACGCTCCCTTGGATTATATCAACGAACATATGGGGCAAGTGGATAAGGACAAAACCTACTTCGTGCACTGTGCAGGAGGATACCGTTCCATGATTTTCGCTTCGACCATGCGTGCAAGAGGCTATGATAACTTAGTGGATATATCAGGTGGATTCAAGGCCATCAAAGAATCGGAAGAGTTTGACTTGACTGATTTTGTTTGTCCCACCACTAAATTATAA
- a CDS encoding sulfite exporter TauE/SafE family protein → MEVNSLIGFGGAVLIGVSLGMIGGGGSILTVPILVYLLGIEPVLATAYSLFVVGSTSLVGAGSYLKRGKVSYRIALVFAIPSFLAIFLMRKFVVHALPEVLFTMGGVTISKDLAIMVFFAAIMLVAAYSMIKNGAKLKPESKAKTLNYPLIAVQGVVEGSITGIVGAGGGFLIIPALVLIAKLPMRVAVGTSLLIIGIKSLLGFTGDLVSQDIDWFFLLIFTGLSIVGIFIGGKLSRKVNEAALKKAFGWFVLLMGAYILIREIFIG, encoded by the coding sequence ATGGAAGTAAATTCACTAATTGGGTTTGGAGGGGCAGTGTTGATAGGCGTCAGTCTTGGGATGATCGGTGGGGGAGGATCTATTTTGACCGTGCCCATTTTGGTCTACCTTTTGGGGATAGAGCCGGTATTGGCCACTGCCTATTCGCTTTTTGTAGTGGGAAGCACCTCTTTGGTGGGGGCTGGAAGCTACTTGAAGCGAGGAAAGGTGTCTTATCGAATTGCGCTGGTTTTTGCCATTCCTTCTTTTTTGGCGATTTTTCTCATGCGCAAATTTGTGGTCCATGCCCTGCCTGAGGTTTTATTTACAATGGGTGGTGTTACCATTTCAAAAGACCTGGCGATCATGGTGTTCTTTGCTGCTATTATGTTAGTAGCGGCATATTCTATGATAAAAAATGGTGCCAAGCTAAAACCGGAGAGCAAGGCCAAAACACTTAATTATCCACTCATCGCAGTGCAGGGAGTGGTGGAAGGAAGTATTACGGGGATCGTAGGAGCGGGAGGAGGCTTTTTGATCATTCCGGCTTTGGTGCTGATCGCTAAGCTGCCCATGCGAGTGGCGGTCGGTACTTCCTTGTTGATTATTGGGATTAAGTCTCTTTTGGGGTTTACAGGAGACCTTGTCTCTCAAGATATCGATTGGTTTTTTCTTTTGATCTTTACAGGGCTGAGTATTGTAGGGATTTTTATTGGCGGGAAGCTTTCCCGTAAGGTGAACGAGGCAGCGCTGAAAAAAGCCTTTGGGTGGTTTGTGCTGCTGATGGGAGCCTATATTCTGATCAGGGAAATCTTTATCGGGTAG
- a CDS encoding 4'-phosphopantetheinyl transferase family protein, which translates to MNSQLYISKIHCSTVLLPTWNQQSNYLIDEHVDLWRVSVKEVMNNLEQIQQHLTAQEIKTMNRYQRESDRVRYIIGKGYLKIFLSKYLNKAPIDIEFVEGINKKPILKDTRTIHFNISHSNDWVIFGFSRDELGVDIEYVDSGFDFLSLINNCFTKPEAHYIENAYSPRHEFYKLWTRKESLLKATSIGMVDNLHAINCLDGTQYIPYEVGGGFSDWKIKSLLMDELYFVSLSFPVKYRKIRFFDVKD; encoded by the coding sequence ATGAATAGCCAACTTTATATCAGTAAGATTCATTGCAGCACCGTTTTACTTCCCACCTGGAACCAACAATCGAATTACTTGATCGATGAGCATGTCGATCTGTGGAGAGTTTCTGTCAAAGAAGTGATGAATAATTTGGAGCAAATCCAACAACACCTCACAGCACAGGAAATAAAAACCATGAACAGGTACCAAAGGGAAAGTGACCGGGTAAGGTATATTATTGGCAAAGGATACCTGAAAATCTTCCTCTCAAAGTATTTGAACAAAGCTCCGATTGATATCGAATTTGTCGAAGGGATCAATAAAAAGCCAATCCTCAAAGACACCAGAACCATCCATTTTAATATTTCCCATTCCAATGATTGGGTGATATTCGGGTTTAGCAGAGACGAACTGGGAGTGGACATAGAGTATGTCGATAGTGGTTTTGACTTTCTTTCCCTTATCAACAATTGTTTCACAAAACCTGAGGCTCACTATATTGAAAATGCCTATTCACCTCGGCATGAATTTTACAAATTGTGGACGCGGAAAGAATCCCTACTAAAAGCTACCTCAATCGGCATGGTGGACAATCTACACGCCATCAACTGCCTCGACGGCACTCAGTATATCCCATACGAAGTAGGGGGAGGATTTTCTGATTGGAAAATAAAAAGTCTACTGATGGACGAGCTTTACTTTGTCAGCCTATCATTCCCTGTGAAATACCGAAAAATCCGCTTTTTTGATGTAAAAGACTAA
- a CDS encoding DUF6691 family protein, whose protein sequence is MNTIKSEKGLALLKYLLVGMFFGVVLVKAEVISWFRIQEMFRLQSFHMYGVIGAAIAVGMLSIFLIKKFNIKTVSGEKVVIKDKEFRKGQVIGGFIFGLGWAVTGACPGPIFAQIGIGYTVVIVTFISALLGTWVYGRLADKLPN, encoded by the coding sequence ATGAATACTATAAAATCAGAAAAGGGTTTGGCCCTGTTGAAATACCTCCTTGTGGGAATGTTTTTTGGGGTGGTACTGGTGAAGGCTGAGGTGATTTCCTGGTTCAGGATCCAAGAAATGTTCAGGCTCCAATCTTTCCATATGTATGGTGTGATAGGAGCTGCAATTGCCGTGGGCATGCTTTCCATATTCCTTATCAAGAAATTTAACATTAAGACCGTCTCAGGTGAAAAGGTGGTCATCAAGGACAAGGAGTTTAGAAAAGGCCAGGTGATTGGCGGATTTATATTTGGGTTGGGATGGGCTGTTACCGGTGCCTGTCCTGGGCCGATTTTTGCCCAAATAGGCATTGGCTATACCGTGGTCATCGTGACCTTTATCAGTGCGCTTTTAGGCACTTGGGTGTATGGTAGATTGGCTGATAAACTCCCCAATTGA
- a CDS encoding lipase family protein, with translation MHWLLLILVLGTPAALTAQTLQPGFDKEEYLEMIRVGASQIDTLKSIDSPQKFERLYRSPEMGLKNRWELWIGDQTALLSIRGTTADPVSWLANFYAAMVPAKGSLQLSSDFTFDYELATDPKAAVHVGWLIGTAFLSRDILPKLDSLYQGGYKQLLITGHSQGGAISYLLTAHLRSLQKKKQFPADFVIKTYSSAAPKPGNLYFAYAYESATMGGWAYNVVSSEDWVPQTPISIQNMDDFATLNPFSTIKSSLKKQKFPKNIALQYAYGRLTKPTIKAQKRYQKHLGNMVAKQVKSVLPEFVPPQYVNSNHYSRTGNHIVLKADQEYQSIYPSNNEKVFTHHHFEPYYYLANQLPEMD, from the coding sequence ATGCATTGGTTATTGCTGATACTGGTTTTAGGCACACCTGCTGCCCTCACTGCGCAAACCCTACAGCCGGGTTTTGACAAGGAAGAGTACCTCGAGATGATCCGAGTAGGTGCTTCACAAATAGACACATTAAAAAGTATTGATTCCCCACAAAAATTTGAACGCCTATACCGTTCTCCAGAAATGGGGCTAAAAAACCGTTGGGAGCTATGGATCGGCGACCAAACAGCCCTTCTCAGTATCCGGGGAACGACCGCAGACCCTGTCAGTTGGTTAGCAAACTTTTATGCAGCCATGGTTCCGGCAAAGGGAAGCTTGCAGCTTTCCTCTGATTTCACCTTCGATTATGAGCTTGCCACTGACCCAAAAGCAGCGGTACATGTAGGATGGTTGATAGGTACAGCCTTCTTGAGTAGGGACATCCTCCCAAAACTAGACTCTCTCTATCAGGGTGGGTATAAACAACTCCTTATTACTGGTCATAGTCAAGGCGGAGCAATTAGCTATTTACTCACTGCCCATTTGAGATCACTACAGAAAAAAAAGCAGTTTCCAGCAGATTTTGTCATTAAAACCTATTCCAGCGCTGCCCCAAAGCCTGGTAATTTGTATTTTGCCTATGCTTATGAATCTGCCACCATGGGCGGCTGGGCCTATAATGTGGTTTCTTCGGAAGATTGGGTTCCTCAAACGCCCATCTCCATCCAAAACATGGATGATTTTGCTACATTAAACCCATTTTCTACCATTAAATCATCCTTAAAAAAACAAAAATTCCCGAAAAACATCGCACTGCAATATGCTTACGGAAGGCTCACAAAACCCACTATAAAAGCCCAGAAGCGTTATCAAAAACACTTGGGTAATATGGTCGCAAAACAAGTCAAAAGTGTCTTGCCTGAATTTGTCCCTCCACAATATGTCAACTCCAACCATTACAGCAGAACGGGAAACCACATCGTGCTAAAAGCCGATCAAGAATATCAATCCATCTACCCGAGTAATAATGAAAAGGTCTTTACTCACCATCATTTTGAGCCCTACTACTATTTAGCAAACCAACTTCCTGAAATGGACTGA
- a CDS encoding Crp/Fnr family transcriptional regulator, producing the protein MKENRIRTSVPTITDERLLDEMDQQGALVEIAAGEAIMEPGKFIKTVPIVLEGAIKVLRLDEEGKELFLYYLYPGETCALSLTCCEAGKASEVKAIVEEDTKMLMVPVQYHEQWYEQYKQWKDFVMATYQKRFQEMLKVLDSVAFLKMDQRLARYLVARMKKNGTTDLSITHQEIANELGTSREVISRLLKQLEKKKWIELGRNRIFVRGDFEELAEVGR; encoded by the coding sequence ATGAAAGAAAATAGGATCCGGACATCGGTGCCTACGATTACGGACGAACGCTTGTTAGATGAAATGGATCAGCAGGGAGCACTGGTGGAGATTGCCGCAGGGGAAGCGATCATGGAGCCAGGGAAATTTATAAAGACCGTGCCGATCGTGTTGGAGGGCGCTATTAAGGTTTTGAGGTTGGACGAAGAGGGAAAGGAGCTTTTCTTGTACTACCTGTATCCCGGTGAGACATGTGCCTTGTCACTGACCTGTTGCGAGGCAGGGAAGGCCAGTGAAGTGAAAGCAATAGTGGAAGAAGATACCAAGATGCTCATGGTTCCTGTCCAGTATCACGAGCAGTGGTATGAGCAGTATAAACAATGGAAGGATTTTGTCATGGCAACGTACCAAAAGCGGTTTCAGGAAATGCTGAAAGTGCTGGATTCTGTGGCCTTTCTTAAAATGGATCAGCGATTGGCGCGGTACTTAGTGGCCAGGATGAAGAAAAACGGTACAACTGACCTTTCCATTACCCATCAGGAAATAGCCAATGAACTGGGGACTTCCCGGGAGGTGATCTCCAGGCTCCTCAAGCAATTGGAGAAGAAAAAATGGATTGAATTGGGACGAAACAGGATCTTTGTACGGGGTGATTTTGAGGAACTGGCAGAAGTGGGAAGGTGA